The nucleotide window CAAACTCTTATAACTCTCTCTCTAGCCACGTCCGCACCCCACCCAGTGTCATCGACCACCGCCATACGCAGCCTCCTTTGTTCCCAAATTTAGTGCCGTCGACTACCGCCGCACGCAATACCTTCTATTCTTGAAACTAGTGCCACAGCCGCGTTCACGCTATGCCCTTCCTTCGTAGTCGCGGTAAGAACGAGCCCTTGTCGCGATTGCAGTGGCACAAACCNNNNNNNNNNNNNNNNNNNNNNNNNNNNNGACATAAACCTTCTGTTTGTAAAAATAGTGTTATCGACCAACGCCGCACCCTTCCCATGCGAACGCATCGCATGACGCCGCCGAGGAGACCGCCACACATTCGTTGCTGTTGCCTTATTAATGGTCGTGACAAAACGGCCAGCAAGGAAGAAGGAGATCGCGTCGctcttttccttcttccttTTGGATGATTCcttttactaattttaaatgttttttttggctaataaacaaaattttgcTTCCGAcagtataatataaataatcaaattactgtaatatttaaattaaaataaaatttttctatatttttttgtaatatttaattatatctattattttaTGTAGACATCATTNNNNNNNNNNNNNNNNNNNNNNNNNNNNNNNNNNNNNNNNNNNNNNNNNNNNNNNNNNNNNNNNNNNNNNNNNNNNNNNNNNNNNNNNNNNNNNNNNNNNNNNNNNNNNNNNNNNNNNNNNNNNNNNNNNNNNNNNNNNNNNNNNNNNNNNNNNNNNNNNNNNNNNNNNNNNNNNNNNNNNNNNNNNNNNNNNNNNNNNNNNNNNNNNNNNNNNNNNNNNNNNNNNNNNNNNNNNNNNNNNNNNNNNNNNNNNNNNNNNNNNNNNNNNNNNNNNNNNNNNNNNNNNNNNNNNNNNNNNNNNNNNNNNNNNNNNNNNNNNNNNNNNNNNNNNNNNNNNNNNNNNNNNNNNNNNNNNNNNNNNNNNNNNNNNNNNNNNNNNNNNNNNNNNNNNNNNNNNNNNNNNNNNNNNNNNNNNNNNNNNNNNNNNNNNNNNNNNNNNNNNNNNNNNNNNNNNNNNNNNNNNNNNNNNNNNNNNNNNNNNNNNNNNNNNNNNNNNNNNNNNNNNNNNNNNNNNNNNNNNNNNNNNNNNNNNNNNNNNNNNNNNNNNNNNNNNNNNNNNNNNNNNNNNNNNNNNNNNNNNNNNNNNNNNNNNNNNNNNNNNNNNNNNNNNNNNNNNNNNNNNNNNNNNNNNNNNNNNNNNNNNNNNNNNNNNNNNNNNNNNNNNNNNNNNNNNNNNNNNNNNNNNNNNNNNNNNNNNTCACGGTATCCCCCAATCCGGCAGGTCAAGGACTAATCTGTCGCGGTACTGAGCTCTATTTAAGGGTTTAccgctggccaatgggttgctgcatgcacaaggcgggattcgaacccccgacacttgcttaagcggactagtgagctaaccactagaccaacccaacttggttagATGATGTCACGTGTTATTGACGTGACATATTAACCAATTTTTTGGGACACGTGACATTaacttattaaattattatctatgaccaatttaatttatgttttatcttttaaaaattaatacgactaatttaattttttaaaggctaatttaaaaaataaatgatttttcAAGAAGAAATTGGAGTATTAACCATTAAACGAATGGGCAACAgctaattttttgtttcattGTTAGATTTCGTTTTGGTCCTAAAAACTTAGATTCTGAATGTACATTATGTTAGTTTGGAAAAGCACAAATAAAGAAGCCTAATTATACAAAAAATCGAACCCAAGGCCCAAACACACAGAGTGTGACGAATGCTCTTAGTATTGCACTAAACAAAGCAGGGGGTGAGAAAGGAATAAGGATAAGCAACTGAAGACTACATTCATATCCCTAATTGCTTCTCCAAACTTGAAGCGATGGATTTGGTGGCACCACACGAACAGTTCTTCTCTTTTCACAACTTGCACAGAGAACTCACAAACTTCAAAGGTAGGGTTTTGGACAATAATACCCTTTCTCGCCCTTCTATTAATTTTGCAAAACTCAACTGCATCATTAAGCTTAGAAGAAGAAACCGTTATAGTAATAACCGCATTCTCGCGGTTTCGAACGGTAAACTGCACCATTTTGGTGGTGGAAGATCAGTGGCGCCGCCGAACGGTGAATCGAACGGAACGGTGGAAGCTTGTAGAACATTGGAGGAGTTTGAGAACAACCAGTACCTGAGGAAGCTTGTGAGGAACGGGGAATTAGATGAAGGACTTAGGTTTCTTGAGCGCATGGCTTACCAGGGTGATATCCCTGATGTAATTGCCTGCACCACTTTGATTCGAGGGTTCTGCCGAGCTCGGAGGACCAAGAAGGCGACGAGGATCCTCGAGATACTCGAGGATTCCGGCGCCGTCCCTGATGTTATAACTTACAATGTGTTGATTAGTGGTTACTGTAAGTCAGGGGAGATAGATAAGGCACTCCAGGTGCTCGAGAGAATGAGCGTGGCGCCGGATGTGGTTACTTATAACACCATTTTGCGTAGTTTGTGTGATGGTGGGAAATTGAAGCAGGCAATGGAAGTTCTAGATAGGCAGTTGCAGAGGGAGTGTTATCCGGATGTGATAACTTACACGATTTTGATCGAAGCGACTTGTAAAGAATGTGGCGTTGGCCAGGCGATGAAATTGTTGGACGAGATGAGGAGCAGAGGATGCAAACCGGATGTTGTCACGTTTAATGTTCTTATCAATGGGATTTGTAAGGAAGGCAGGTTGGACGAGGCGATTAAGTTCTTGAATAACATGCCATCATATGGTTGCCAACCGAATGTGATTACTCATAACATTATTTTGCGGAGCATGTGTAGCACCGGCCGATGGATGGATGCGGAGAGGCTGTTATCCGACATGCTTCGCAAGGGTTGCGCCCCTAGTGTtgttacttttaatattttgatcAACTTCTTGTGCCGGAAAGGATTGTTGGGTAGGGCGATCGATATCTTGGAGAAGATGCCAAAGCATGGTTGTATTCCGAATTCCTTGAGTTACAATCCATTGCTTCATGGGTTTtgtaaagaaaagaagatggataGAGCAATTCAGTACTTGGAACTAATGGTCTCTAGGGGTTGTTATCctgatatagtgacatataatacTTTACTCACAGCATTATGCAAAGATGGGAAGGTGGATGTTGCTGTCGAGATACTGAATCAACTTAGTCACAAAGGGTGCTCTCCTGTTTTGATTACTTACAATACGGTTATTGATGGCCTTTCGAAGGCCGGGAAAACGGAGTTGGCTGTGGAACTCTTGGAAGAGATGTGCAGAAAAGGTCTTAAACCCGATATAATTACTTACTCTTCACTGCTCGGAGGTCTCAGCCGTGAAGGGAAGGTAGAAGAGGCTATCAAAATTTTCCGGGACTTGGAGAGATTAGGTATTAGGCCGAATGCTATTACTTACAATTCGGTCATGTTGGGGCTATGCAAGGTTCAACAAACTAGTCGCGCTATCGATTTTCTGGCTTATATGGTAGAGAGAGGATGCAAACCTACTGAAACTACATATACAATTCTTATAGAGGGCATTGCTTATGAAGGATTAGCTGACGAAGCTTTGGAGTTGTTGAATGAGTTGTGTTCCAGAGGATTGGTTAAGAAAAGTTCGGTTGAAAAGGTAGCAGTTAAGATGTAGCGATTAAATTGCATTTTACCTGTTGTAGTTATATACTTCTAGATAACAACTATTAATGTTTATGCACTTAGATTTTGTTAGCCCCTTCATGTTAGCAAGCTACTTTTGGATCAAGATTTTGAGGAGGGACTGGTTGAGGGCGTAGTGAAATGCATCTCAATTTTGTGTAGAggtaattttaattatgtaattcaACCCAAACATAGCTATGtcagattatatttttatatttgctcAGGCATCTTTTTGAATTTCATTATgcatattttccttttttggaTGATTAAATCCAAAGAACATGTTCATACTCGTCTATGCTTTTGTAAGATTTGTTTAGTTAGGGATTTAGTGTTAATGTGAAGTGGTCCATATTGGGTCATTCTGACAAAaggttcaaaaaaataaaagtaaaaataaaaataaaatcacttgTTTCAAATCAATTCTAGAGACCATAATTGATCTTGCATGGGGGTAACTAAACATTAATTTTGTTGCTGCTTGAAAATGtttatttaactttaaaatatctGGGGCAGTCTTGATCTTCTTGCAATTTTTGTTGTCTGCAATTGAAGCATTGCATATTTGGTCATCTGTGAAAATAGCTTTATCCATCTTGTTTtccgtttttcttttcttccctcTCTCTGTATCTTCATTTAACTAGGCCATCCGATTTTAATATTGTACTAGTTTATTTGTCAAATGttattatattatgttattGTTACTCACTTATTGATGTGCAATTTTTTCCCTTAATCATAAGGAATACTATTGGTTTGTAGTAGACTACTAGGACGTATAGGTTGTACTATAACTATAGGTTGTATGAGATGAATGAAGAACAAGTTAGATGGCTTGGAAAATCAAACTGGAATTTGTATTTCAAGGGTATATATGAGTGAGTATATGTAAAGGTTTAAGATATGGAGGTATAAAATATCTAGGAATTATAGTATACACACAAAAAAAGGTCAGTTTGGTTGGCAATTGGCAATTGATAAGACTTAATGAGAAATAGTAAGACTTGATACCTCAATTTGGGGTTGTAGATACAAGAttctcttatatttttattcttttgggaATTGTGGGAAGATGAATGTTGGATAGCCGTGATTGTAATCCTAGACAAGTGTAAGCATCcatgtaagaaaaaaaaaattcgataTCATCATTTTATGccctctttttttccttttggtaTTATCATCCTTTTTGTTGTAGTAGGTGAGCACTTGCCATCCAAATCCAAATTATCACAACGTCACATTTTTTGAAATGGTAGGCCGGGTTAGGTTTCGGCTACTACCCATGGCCTAAAACACCACAAGTCCGTAGGACTATGGTTTGAGGGGCCGCCGTTGCTTATCTTTTTTGCCGGCGGCTCCTCTCCCCCATTTTTCTGTTCATCGACATCTCtcaacatcttttttttttcccccgAGTCATCATATCTAGAGAGCCGAAACACTGCCACCAGCCTGATGCAGTCTAGCTTTATCCTGTGGATCCTTCCATGTCGTCAACTCCTTCCAACTTTATGCACCGGCTTCCTGTTGACGGCAAAGGCAGCTTCAAACTGTCAGAGAGTTACACAGGAGTGGTGATAGGGTAGAAATGTATTTAGTGTGTTCTTTTGGGGTTttgttgaaaaacaaaataagggCCAAAGTGATTTATTCAAGTTTGAGAGATGTGTAATTTGTAGTTCACTTGGTAATATGAAAACTTAAAGATACGTGTCATGTAGAATTCTCAAACTTGAAAGACTTCTGTATAGAAACAGATTTGGTGCGGTGAAGCAAGGTTTA belongs to Arachis duranensis cultivar V14167 chromosome 8, aradu.V14167.gnm2.J7QH, whole genome shotgun sequence and includes:
- the LOC107461089 gene encoding pentatricopeptide repeat-containing protein At1g09900, translated to MDLVAPHEQFFSFHNLHRELTNFKGRVLDNNTLSRPSINFAKLNCIIKLRRRNRYSNNRILAVSNGKLHHFGGGRSVAPPNGESNGTVEACRTLEEFENNQYLRKLVRNGELDEGLRFLERMAYQGDIPDVIACTTLIRGFCRARRTKKATRILEILEDSGAVPDVITYNVLISGYCKSGEIDKALQVLERMSVAPDVVTYNTILRSLCDGGKLKQAMEVLDRQLQRECYPDVITYTILIEATCKECGVGQAMKLLDEMRSRGCKPDVVTFNVLINGICKEGRLDEAIKFLNNMPSYGCQPNVITHNIILRSMCSTGRWMDAERLLSDMLRKGCAPSVVTFNILINFLCRKGLLGRAIDILEKMPKHGCIPNSLSYNPLLHGFCKEKKMDRAIQYLELMVSRGCYPDIVTYNTLLTALCKDGKVDVAVEILNQLSHKGCSPVLITYNTVIDGLSKAGKTELAVELLEEMCRKGLKPDIITYSSLLGGLSREGKVEEAIKIFRDLERLGIRPNAITYNSVMLGLCKVQQTSRAIDFLAYMVERGCKPTETTYTILIEGIAYEGLADEALELLNELCSRGLVKKSSVEKILLAPSC